The Setaria italica strain Yugu1 chromosome VIII, Setaria_italica_v2.0, whole genome shotgun sequence genome includes the window CTATTTCGAGAATTATTCATATAGCTACTGTGTTAATCTTCCCAAGATCCTTAACTCATATGTTTTGGAATTGGCTAATGGATATCGGGAATAAGGAGAGCAAATTGATCTTTGTGGCGGATGCAATTCTTATTTGGGAAATCTGGTATACAGGAAACAATTttgttttttagaaaaatgattttttttcatttatgcCTACTACTTTTGTAGGATCATATATCTGCTGCAATATTGGGCACAGTTGCAGCGTGAGACATAAGGGAGACCGTCCGATTGGTGAGCGGAGCTTTAGACTTTTTGCATCTAATAAAGATAAtttttctcaagttgattcgCATGGGATCATGCATACAAGTAAATCGGCAAATCCAGGGGCTACTCCTGAAAACTCCAAGAATGGCATGCCGTTGAACTTCTATGCGGGACAGACGCCACCTAGGCCAAACCGCCAAAGCTGAACATGACTGAAGCGGTCAAATCGGTCCAGGcaggcggtctgaccggtcaggcCTCCCAGGCCGACCAGTTGGCCATTGTCCCCGAAACACGTGTGCCGATTGTTGTTGTGCATGGCTCGGTTGCTTCTGACCGTGCTGGAGAGTTTCAGATGAACATACCCTCAATTGGCACAATAGCGTACACGTTGCCTCCGATCCCTAACACCACTGTTGCATCTAAGGGGATTTCAAATGACGTGTTTTCTTATTTGCACTGCATTCAGAATGGCAACCCACCCCACGCGATTGCTGCGAATACATCAGCCTCAGGGCTGCCAGAGTTGCATCCCCTTCGTGAGATTAGAAGATTTAGAGAGGAGATGTTGGctttaatgaaaaaaaaaccgGTAGTTCGAAGTTATATCAAAAGTCATATCATGCTGATTTTGACTATGTCCCCTATCCTGTAAATTGATACACAAGAAACAATAGACTTTGCTTAGGATTTCTTCATTTTGCTTGTgctctcttcttcctttttatgcTCAATTATTGACCTTAAAAATTGTAATAAGGAGGCTGTGTACCGCTGCCAAGGTAAAAAAACAATTCCTTTTTCTTAAAGCAAAAAGACATACGCACACATAGCACACATGCATGGACCATGTTCAATATGCATGCTTATGAATTAATATCCTATCTATAAAATCATTGTGGATATGGAAACAACAGAACTGATTAGTTGGTTTAGATCGGGTTTAATGAGGAGCACATACCTCTTCTCCCATCTTCGTTAATCTGTCCGAGAATGGAAGATCGGTTAAAATTCCAAGAGATGGGCAACTGTTATGGCGTAGAAGATACATCTACTTTTTTTTCCACCAACTGTTATGCATGAAGCTAGGTTAACGTAAAGAGATAGCCAGTGCACCGATCAGTGTCTCTTGTACTGTAGTCGTTTGCTCCCCGTGTCGTGCGGCCATGGCAAGGCGATAGCTAGCATTTATCATATAGACAACTACGGAGCTACCGTCCTCCAGAAAACAGCTACGAAGCTCTAGAAATATGACATCTCATCCCTAGCCTTAGTTCCGATTATTTTTGAACCCGGTACTAGAGAGGATATTAGTATTGGTTCCAAAATGGAAAGCCTCCGGagcccctctagtaccggatggagcccCCATCTGGTACTAGAGCCCCTATCCCGCGCTCTGCTCTAATACTTCGATTTTTTGGGATCTGCTCCGCCGCATCCATATCTGCATGCCTATCGCCCATCTCTTTCCTCTCTCCCTcactcttcctctctccctctccctctccttcctcgctCACTCTTCCTCTCTCCTGCCTCTCTCGATCTCTCGAGCTCTTGGTTCCCCGGCCCTCCTCTTGCATGCCTCCCTGCCCCTCCCCTACCCACTCTGCTCGCTCCTCACCGGTGGTGAGCAGTGGCGGCGGGgcatggtgggcggcggcgacgcgtgCTGGTGGCCAGGGAGGGCGGAGCGGTGGCGCAGATGGCCAGGGCGGGAGGAGTGGCGGCGCAGGTGGCCGGGGCACGGCGTAGGCGGGGGAGCAGGAGCCGGCGGGGTGGGAGGATGAGGGTTGGTGCGGAGAAGGAGGGGCGGAGGCAGATCCGGTGGGGGCGGCGGGTAGGGGGTGTGCGGTAGGAGGAACCGGTGGCCCGACGGggtgggaggaggaggtccATCACAGAGGAGGAGGGGTGGCATGGCGTGGAGGAGGATCCGGTGGCGGGCAGCGGGGCGGAGGTGGATTCGGTGGGGGGGCGGGGACGGGCACGCGGGAGGAGGAATCGGCGGCCCCGGCGTGGGTGGAGGGGCCGCTGGTGGGGGTAGGGACGGCGGGGAGGGGGGAAGATTTAACTGNNNNNNNNNNNNNNNNNNNNNNNNNNNNNNNNNNNNNNNNNNNNNNNNNNNNNNNNNNNNNNNNNNNNNNNNNNNNNNNNNNNNNNNNNNNNNNNNNNNNCAGCTTTTTCTTGATTAATTGGACAACTATATATAGTCTAGATACAAACTTAAGATTTCCCGTAAGGAGCAAGGCCTGAATTGGGCCAACCAGtttagaactctatctctagtAAACAtttagaactctatctctagtAAACAACTAGGACTCCTAACTAGGATACAATGCGCAAGGATTAAGTCAACAATCTCCCCCTAATCCTTGTGCACTTGATTGACTTGGACCGTTCCAATCATTGCTCTCAGCTCTTGGAATCTGATTCGCCCCAATGCTTTTTTTAAGATGTCAGCGAGGTGGTCCTTTGTCCCGATGAAGCTGGTGCTGATGCTTCCAACTTCAGACGCCTCACGCACATAGTGATACTTGATCCTAATGTGCTTGCTCTTGTCATGAAAGACTGGATTTATTTACCAGCGCCAGCGCAGACATGTTGTCAAACTTCAACTCGACTGTCTCAGCAGAATCTCCAGTGAAGTCGCTAAGCAGCCGGGCTTGCCAAACAGCTTGGGTTGCCACCGATGCGGCGGCGACATACTCTGCCTCACAGGAGGACAGAGCAACCACGCGCTGCTTCAAGGAATATCACCGGTCCTCCCTCCAGGAAGAAAATGCCTCCCGacgtgctcttgctggtgtcgaCGTCGCCGACGAGATTGGAGTTGCTGAAGCTGTGCAGCCGAGGCGTCGTCTTGCTGCGGGCGTAGAAGCAGCCGTAGTGCAGAGTCCCAACGATGTAGCAGAGGATGCGCTTGACGGTGATCATGTGCTCCTCCATAGGACGCTGCAGGAATCTGCTCACATACCCAACCGCGAACGCAATGTCCGGCCGGGTACGGCAGAGGTAGCGAAGGCAACCGACGATCCGCCGGTATAGTGTGGCATCGACCTCCGCCGCCTCACTCATCCACCTCAATTTGAGCCTCTCTTCCATTGGAGTGTGCGCAGGATTGCAATTTGCCATCCCTGCCACCTCCAAGACCTTCTTGGCGTAGCTCCCCTGACTTGCCGTGATGCCGTTGGCGTTTTGCTGTACCTCGATGCCAAGGTAGAAGCAGAGGAGCCCAAGATCGCTTATCTTGAACTGAGTCTTCATCTCCGCCTTGAAGCGACGCACCTCCTTGTCCGACGTGCCCGTGATGATCAAATCATCCACATAGACGCCGACAAGCATCCGAGCACCGTCGCCACCACGATCGTTGATGCCGGCCTCGTGTGGACTCTACTTGAAGCCGAGGGACTTGAGCGTGCTGTCGAGCCGCGCATTCCAAGCGCGTGGAGCCTGACGAAGCCCGTAGAGCGCCTTGCGCAGCCGGAGCACCTTGTTCTCCTCCCCGGCGACGGCGAAACTGGGCGGCTGTGATACGTACACCTCCTCGCGAAGCACCCCATTCAGGAACGCGGACTTCACATCCATGTGGTGCACGGCCCAGCCATTGTGGCCAGCCAACGCGAGAAGCAGCCGCACCGATTCCAGCCGCGCAACAGGCGCAAAGGCGTTGTCGTACTCGATCCCCAGCTGCTGGACGTAGCCCTTGGCGACGAGGCGGGCCTTGTGCTTGACGATGTCGCCGGCCTcgttccgcttcaacttgaacACCTACTTCAAGCCAGTGGAGCAATGTCCGCGCGAAAGATTGACCAGCACCTAGGTGTCGTTCTCCTCCACGGACTGCATCTCCTCCTTCATCGCAGTGCGCCACGCTGCATCCTTGTCCGCCTCCGCGAACATCGATGGTTCACCAGTGTAAGCGAGATGGAGCTCATCGTCAAGGACACGAGCCGCCAGGCATGGTGGAGTCGCGTCACCCAGCACGTTGTCAATGGCGCGGTAGCGCACGGGCATCTCCCCGTGGCAGGCATCCAGGCGTTCCTCGTCGTCGGCTAGCGGCGTGACGAAGACAGGCGACGACGGTGCAGCTGCGACAGTCGAAGGTTGTGGAGTAGATGGAGCTGGTGCAACAGGCGCCGGTAGTAGAGAAGATGAGGGCGCAGGCATGGGTGCCGGAGAAGGCGAGGGCACAGCAacaggcggcggtgacggcgtgCGCGCTCCCCCATTCCCAGTAGGTGTGGGCATGAACTCCTGGCGTACGACTTGCTCGACACGGAAGTCGTGCGGCGCCGCCGAGATCTCCGCCTCCTTGTTCTGGCCCGACCAGCCCCAGCCGACAGCTTTGTCGAAGATGACGTCGCGGGACACAGTCACATTGCCCGATGCAGGGTCCAGGAGCCTGTACGCCTTGGTGCCACTGGCATAGCCAATGAACACCAGCGGGCGGCTTCGGTCTTCAAGATTGGAGACGTCGGGCTTCACGATCTTCGCGTACGCCAGACAACCAAAAAATGCGGAGGAAAGAGACGGAGGGCTTCTTGCCGGTCCAAGCTTCATATGGACTTTTCCCGTCGAGGCTCTTGGTCGGCGCACGATTGAGGAGGAAGACAGCTGTGGAGACCGTCTCACCCCAATAGCGCGTCGGCATCTTCCTCTGTTTCAACAGCGCTCGAGCCGTGGCGAGCACTGTCTGGTTCCTCCTCTCCACAACGCCGTTCTGCTGCGGCGTGTAAGGCGCACTGAAGTGGCGCTCGACACCTTCCTCTTCGCAGTAGCGTGTGAACTCCACGGAAGTAAACTCGCCGCCGTTGTCGATGCGCAGAACATGCAGGCGGCAACCACTCTGGTTCTTGGCAGCGGCCCACACCTTCTTAATTTTGGCCTCGGCGTCACTCTTGGATGAGAGGAGCTCGAGCCACATGTAGCGCAAGAAGTTGTCGACGAGGAGCAGAATGTAGCAGCGTCCTCCCGCAGTTGCTGGCGTCAccaaagttttccaaatgggccaggcccaCTGGGCGGCCCGAGGCCCGGCACTAAAAAACCCGGTACGAACACGGGCCCGGCACGAGGGGAATAGTGCTCGGGCCGGCCCAGCACGATGatagtgccgggcctgggccgcaTTCCCGGCACGCTGGGCCAGCACGAGCCCGGCACGATTTTTGGGCCGGCCCGATGCTGGCCCGACACCCCCGcgcccctcgcctcccgaccgttgaTCTCCGGCATCCCgtcgcctcccgaccgttggaTCGAGCCGTTGGGGAGGGGGTATATAAGCCCGCCGGCGCGTCGCCCCGCTCGGCCGCAAACCCTAGCTCATTTCcttcccctccccgccgctctcTCGCTCTGGATCTGGATCTCGCTCTCCTCTCGGCTCTCGCTCTCCTCTGGCTCTCCGCCTCCCGCACGCCTCGCCGGCTCGCTGGTCGCCGCCTTtggctctcctcctctccgcctctgctctctcgtctcctccctcgccggcgaccgctggcccccctcgcctcccgaccgttgtGGTGTTGTCTGTTGGTGTTCTACTGATTCGTTCTtgtttcatcttcttcctcccccaaccCCCTCCTCCTgtcgcctcctccctctccggcaaCCGAAGGCCGGCGTCGGTCGCCTACCGGCGCCGCTagcccccctcgcctcccgaccgttgtcTATTGGTGTTCTTCTACTAATTCGTTGGTGTTCTTCTTCCCCCAACCCCCGCCTCCTCTTGCTCCTCCCTGGCTCCAGTGTTCAGGTCCGTTGTTAGTTCACCTAGCCGTGCACTCTGGTGATCCGGATTCGTTGGTAAGCCGTTGCGTTGTTGTCTTCTTCCCCCACCTCTcgctctcgcccactcctctaTCCACTGTCCtgttgcctcctctcgctcctcccTAGCTCTATGCTCCAGATCCGTTGTTCGTTGACCATCGCCGTGCGCTCTGGTGCTCCGGATTCGTTGGTAAGTCGTTGCGTTGTTGTCTGCTGGAGTTcttctactaatttgttggtGTTCTTCTCCTGACTCGTTCTTGTTTTGTGTTCGAGGTTGATCCGTTGAGGGACCAGAGCGTCGGcgatggacggcggcgacgatttccaggagcacaccatcaacaACGAGCTTCGGATGATGGgccagcgaggtgatgatgagaGTGACATGGAGGCAGAGCAGGACGAGCTCTTCGGTCGTAGCGCTGTCGATCCAATCGACATAGCTGCGACTGAAGCACCACCTGCTGGTCAAGAAGCACCTGATGCTGATCCAGACATGGTGAGCAGTGGCACCAAGAGGTCCCGTTCCACCACCTCTGAGTGCTggaaggactttgaaaagatCTTCAAGGACATCAATGGGAAGAAGGTAAGGGTCTCTGCCAAGTGTAATCATTGTGGCATTATATATGTTGCAAAATCTTCCATTGGCACTGGCCATCTCAACAGGCATGTTGAGAAATGcccaaacaggagggctaagGTTCGTAATTCCCAGTCTGTGATCCATTTCAACCCTGACGGTTCTGTCCGTCAATGGGATTACTCTGCTGAGGTAGCTCGTACTCAATTATGTCAtttgattgctagactagatCTTCCTCTGTGTTTCGGTGCATCTCCTGCTTTTGAAGAGTATATTAAacttgctcataatcctaggtTTTCGGCTGTCTCTACGCAATCAACCACTAGAGATATGTGCAAATACTTTACTGATTGCCGTGCTAAGcttattgaatcatttgttaCCGTTTCATCTGTGTCTATCACTTCTGATATCtggtctggtaatgctaaggaagattaccttagtgtggttgctcattatgttaATGCTGATTGGCAATTAGAGAAGAGGTTAATTGGTTTAAGGCTTATTGATGAATCTCACTCTGGCCAGAACATTTCTGACCGTGTGACTAGTGTGCTAGAGGAGTATGGTTTGATTTCAAAGGTGTTTTCTGTTACTTTGGATAATGCCTCTGCTAATACTACTGCTATGGAGAAACTTAGTCCTAGATTAGCTGCTTATGTTCGATCATTGTTCTTAcatcagcgttgtgcttgtCATATCATCAATCTCATGGTTAAATCTGCCATTAGTCTGATTGAGCCATATCTAGATGCATTTAGATCTGCAATATCTTAGATGTAGTCAGGTAGATGCACATATATTTACTTATGTTTTTGATCTTATATTGGTGAATGAATTCATTTTCAACTTGATCAATCTACCCTTCTAGCAACAGCAACGTTCTGTCTCCACTTCCTGTTTAGGTGGTGTGGTGTTGAGAGGTTGACCTTGGTGTGGTGTCATGTTGTGCTCCGACCCCTGCGCCCATCACAAATGGTTGTATAATCATGCTTATATGATCTCAAGTGGTTAACAAATAGTCCAAATTATAAtctagattatataatctaAGTTCACAAATTATGATAATTCTATAAGCAATCCATACCAAACTTATTTCATATTATACTATGGTCTTTTACCAAACTGTCCATTAAAATTTTGTGATAATTAACCACCAGTGCCATATATAACTAACCCCTGAACTGCTTTGAGTTTTCAATCTTGTTTACTTTTCCTCTTCTCTAATGACACTTtcaacatcatcatcttctCAGACAGGGTATTTGGTGCAAATTACACGGCCTGTCTTGTTGCTGAGGTTTCGTATGTTGTCACTTTGTTAGCGGCATCATGCTTCCCACCCAGCTAGAGATTGGCCCATCCACCTTTTGTAGCATTATATGGATAAATGAAATTATCTTGCATACTTCGCCAGGATGGTAAATGCACCATTTTATGTAACAACCGAGATTAATTAAGCTTGTCTTGGAGTATACATATGCATTATCTTTAGCATCTCTGGAATTCTAAGTTTCTTTTAAAATGCTTTAGACTTGTTTTAGAATTAAAAGCCTTACTTGCTAGTTCACGTTTTGTGAAGGAACTTAAATTTTCAGCATGATACATATGCTAGGAGATAACTTGTTAAAGTAGCACTTTTCAAAATattaatttaggttatttttctggatttttaGATGCTATATCGTGGGTTAACAGCTTACTTGAAAACTCAAATATGCTATTGTGGGAAGAATATTCTTTTCAAATCTGCAATAGTTGTTTAGCCAAATTCAAGTAAAATGGATCGCACATATTTTATAGTATCCAGACATCTCTCCTCGTGAGTTGAGCCAGCGCTGGTAGAGTTCGACGCTCCCCCGTGCTCGCGTGTCCACTATCGGAGTATAAGCGAATTGTCCATCTTTTCCTATTAATTTAAgattttgggttgaactggttgatgcatgcaactcaatatgatATCAGGGTTAGAGGTCTTGAGTTCGAAACCTAACGGAcatgattaaataaaataattacaGTTCGCTCTAATATCCACGTATGCGGTCTACAAAAACCTACACGTGAAGGTAAGTGTTGGAGTATGAATTGCCTAACCATTCCTATCACCTAAAAATTTTGGGTTGAATTTCCtcgtgcatgcaactcaatatccGCCGCGCAGCCGTGACGCGCGGTCTGGCTCGCAGGGATGCCGTCCAGCATTGTTTCACCTCACGTCGCCCGTCTGCTTCACGGAGTCACAGGTCCCGCCGTTTTGTCGCTGCCATGCCAGTGCCAAGCCCGAGCAAAAACCAGCGCCTCTTCCTCGCCcgttctctctccctctctctccgttCTTTTCCATGCAAAGTTGCTCCGCCCTCGTACTCGCCTGTGCTGTCGACCAGCAGGCAAGGGCTGGCTGGTCAAGCCCCGACCAGCAGCCAGGCAAGCTCCCCCACCTCCACTCCTGCTCTTGTAGGGTTTTGATTTTCTTCAAAATCCGTGACGAATATTTTTCGAGATCTTTTTCATGGATCTAGTTGACCGTATCGAGGGAGTATTTTTGGACTGATGTTGTGAGCTTGTTCTGGGGTGTTCTCGGTGTTCTTTTGTCTCGGAGCGCAGAAGCAGCTGCGCAGCGGAGCAGCCAGGCCGGCACGCACTGCAGGCCGGCAGCAGGCCGAGCGGCCCACGAGCCACCAGTGGCTGCCAGCTCCAAGCCGTGGCCTTGCAGGCCGGTGCGGCAGGCGGCCCAGGAGGCACCTGGCCAGCCCAGTAGCAACCGCTGGCCAGCAGGCTGGCTGGTGCGGCAGCCGGCCGAGGCGGCACAAGGCCAGCCCAGCAGCGGCTGGCACGTGCGGGCCGAAGGCAGGCCGACAGCAGCAGCCCAGCTGTCGCCCCACGTGGAACAAACAGCCCATGTATGATGTTTGAGTAGTTTAATTCCATGCAATTGCTAGCTAATCACTGTTAGGTTGTTTAAGCAATTTAATCGGTACTTTCTCTTGCTAATATTTTCGTGCTTAATCAAGTATCCTTTAATTAATCTTCGTATGATTAGTCAAGTTGAGGTTTGCTACTGGTTAGGCTCACCGGCGACAAAAGCGGATGGGAGTAGCTCCAGCAGTGGAAAGCAAAGGCGCACGAGCCAGGAACCGAGCAAgatcccggcggcggcagcagcgatGCTCGGGGCGAGGGAA containing:
- the LOC106804487 gene encoding uncharacterized protein LOC106804487 yields the protein MLVGVYVDDLIITGTSDKEVRRFKAEMKTQFKISDLGLLCFYLGIEVQQNANGITASQGSYAKKVLEVAGMANCNPAHTPMEERLKLRWMSEAAEVDATLYRRIVGCLRYLCRTRPDIAFAVGYVSRFLQRPMEEHMITVKRILCYIVGTLHYGCFYARSKTTPRLHSFSNSNLVGDVDTSKSTSGGIFFLEGGPVIFLEAARGCSVLL